One segment of Zymoseptoria tritici IPO323 chromosome 2, whole genome shotgun sequence DNA contains the following:
- the PKS6 gene encoding putative polyketide synthase (Predicted polyketide synthase involved in secondary metabolite biosynthesis) → MRCPSMACRFAAGATSPSKLWEMLGAARTGWGIVPDSRFNAAAFHHPHGEKTSTANVTSGHFLEQDIAHFDHNFFGLSAEVAKSMDPQQRMTLEVVYEALENAGITLAQIAGSNTSVFAGIMQRDYSDGLLRDPDRLPQMYMTTNAAAMASNRVSHFYDLRGPSMTIDTACSTTLTAVHLACKSLQSGESVTSIVTGANLMLNPDFFVTMSSLGFLSPDGKSYAFDKRANGYGRGEGIASIVLKRLGDAIEANDHIHAVICTTGLNQDGKTATITRPSCDAQQALIAKCYKQAGLDMKDTGYVEAHGTGTKTGDPIELEAIARTIGVARASNSLPLWLGSVKTNVGHCEAASGLASIIKTALCLKRGVIPPNADFGEMSEACRQVAGHITIPRKCTTWPEQDRIRRASVNNFGFGGANAHVIMEQAPEYAGQKGETHSRSGTRPRLFALSSHNEEALSRTASQLRLYLTQLQGKDNQCSEAILDDLAYTLHRRRSRFSCIDAVSASSITELDQHLERIERSCICPRRNGALRIGFVFNGQGAQWQGMGKELIATYPAFRASIQAMDGYMREMGAQWSYLNDVAYSLPLSTAIQVALTDLLRSWNVFPAVVTGHSSGEVAAAYAAHAIDARSAIAMMFIRGSLAAEDDAGQRRGAMLAVGLSQSDVLPYVAAVNGKECGRVWVACVNSPKSVTASGDIGGIAFLEQLLNADGAFCRRLKVTAAFHTEYMAPISSRFMERVRPWLAAAAACTNGMEPAVGREPVAFCSSVTGTYLTDLRELATPEYWNTNMLSQVQFDRALSKMCIVNGRRLNIDMIVEVGPHSALKGPIMDILKEANVPGDLGDIGYGSCLVRKRDAVLSIHGLVGELVRRGHGTINLDLVNFPTSLRQPGFLLDLPSYPWSHEVSFWIEEQRNKSYRHRTAASCDLLGVRESIAEPMAMSWSNFLKISDVPWLRHHVVGGKIVFPAAGYLCMAIDAIGQMQTQQDGETNGLEYHLRNIAFPHALVLPEDEGAGCQLHFHLQACPDWDLQSHGWFQFHIYSREPKSSGRDVWRLHCSGQTKMQVSDGIVRSGEQIAAGIASTAASHSSLALSDTKAMDPQDLWATLRRVGIEYGAAFRNFRRIIYGDSNSSTVACVELHVADTASTMPRGHESAYAMHPTTIDAVLQAAYPSYYNSPLATQEQAYLPPKRNGFSVDMTVHNANPNDKGYDQLPVLEVTGLEFHGAPVADSRPLGLESRAEDHDRFARTFWTPDVRFGVPEHMLRELRHRQDSYEESLANDLHSAALHYMSNALETIPSAVLGEIPGHFVKYHQWMKAQIEKESATPLSPDDLADFYQRVGSSGVNGELMTRVGPKISAIIQGHESALDLMMQDRLLYRYYENAPQWRRSETQLASLLHMLTKVNPKCSILEIGAGTGGATKAIMQASPSRNKWTSIEKDDGHDALDFSTYHFTDISPAFFDSARQQFSPWAERMLFKQLDISSDPLEQGFEPNTYDVVVACQVLHATSNIRQAMLNVHRLLKPDGKLLLMETTRDSIDIFLAFGLLPGWWLSTEPERASSPSLSLESWDLVLRETGFSGVDCHLRDHEDEERSHFSVLMSTARRPNSKLGIELNGTCRSPLHVVARDFTCFPLGWLQKLDDTLTTTLGVQPMFCSLDRCSSLTGMGCSVIYIEEPGSNALSRPTDADYNALKSLLTSCQSVFWITRGAVMDVVDPWSSLIHGLLRSLRCEYPSSNYVTLDLDPRRPFWTFDSAKAIAQVYASTMQDPDSSARDFEFCERHGVIHVPRLRRVSSLPSEDDSTRLELRAFTDAEKPIQLEIRVPGLLDTLEFLPAESREHTLLPPDMVEIAPRAFGLNFRHIMLAMGELPCDQLPALECSGVITRLGAHAAVNGLRVGDRVCAFSTDSWRTSLWTPWTSVAKIPDQMSWVQAASIPVAFSTAYVSLVRAARVQRGETVLVHAAAGGLGQAAVSLCQHLGAEVYATVGSERKRKALIDRFGIRPERIFSSRSQGFVDGLMQATKGRGVDVVINSLSGPLLQSGLNCLARFGRFVELGRRDIENHHRIDFAAFGRSISVLAVDLLVLVEHQSREMHKVLETCVRLVGHGTLPGIEPIVGVPLAGVEQGFRQLQTGQHIGKVVVNTEDGNGTVAVRHASPRVELLPDASYLVVGGGGGIGKKTCEWLAKRGARSLIVLSRNTPEGTGSWDSIPKECHIRDVACDVSDRSKLEAALATCDDMPPIRGVIHAGMVLHNSAFENMTRAQYMAAIYPKVMGSWNLHQVFPAVDFFVMCSSVLGITGAPGQVNYTAGCSFQDALARLRTSRGMSAVSLNLGMVESVGYVAENNLFDLLKERGLEPIPIETVLRLMELAISQQPKPFDHIVCGINADPGTHWARDFLLCDERFSTLQDQAMSSSSAPESGFLQQPANFGRKTDRLSSRLRSSVAVDDASKLIVDELNLKLQTMFGATHIDTSKDFSECGVDSLVAIELRNWLRTQTGLDISVTGMMQACSIDDFAHEVAERMSCSSSDD, encoded by the exons CAA GCATGGCCTGCCGGTTTGCCGCTGGCGCTACAAGCCCTTCGAAGCTGTGGGAGATGCTGGGAGCTGCGAGAACAGGATGGGGCATCGTGCCCGACTCACGCTTCAATGCAGCAGCTTTCCACCATCCGCACGGCGAGAAGACCAGCACC GCCAACGTGACCAGCGGTCATTTTCTCGAGCAGGACATTGCGCATTTCGATCACAACTTCTTCGGCCTGTCCGCAGAAGTTGCCAAG AGTATGGACCCTCAACAGCGCATGACGCTGGAAGTGGTGTACGAGGCTTTGGAGAATG CTGGTATTACCCTCGCGCAAATTGCCGGCTCCAACACGTCCGTGTTTGCTGGAATCATGCAGAGAGACTATTCCGACGGCCTCCTACGCGACCCCGACCGCCTGCCGCAGATGTACATGACGACCAACGCAGCCGCGATGGCGTCGAACCGTGTCTCGCacttctacgacctccgGGGCCCCAGTATGACCATCGACACTGCTTGCTCGACTACTCTGACTGCCGTGCATCTGGCTTGCAAGAGTCTCCAGAGCGGAGAATCCGTTACTTCAATT GTGACTGGGGCCAATCTGATGTTGAACCCAGACTTTTTCGTTACCATGTCGAGCCTAGG CTTTCTATCACCGGATGGAAAGTCCTATGCTTTCGACAAGCGTGCCAACGGCTATGGCCGTGGTGAAGGAATTGCATCCATCGTTCTAAAGCGTCTCGGAGATGCCATCGAGGCGAATGACCACATCCACGCTGTCATATGTACGACTGGTCTTAATCAGGACGGCAAGACAGCTACTATCACCCGACCGAGTTGTGACGCGCAGCAAGCGTTGATCGCGAAATGTTATAAGCAAGCTGGCCTCGACATGAAGGACACGGGTTATGTCGAGGCTCACGGCACAGGCACGAAGACTGGAGATCCCATCGAGTTGGAGGCTATTGCAAGGACAATCGGCGTTGCCAGAGcttccaactcgctgccATTGTGGCTGGGCTCCGTCAAAACGAATGTCGGTCACTGCGAGGCTGCCAGTGGACTGGCCAGCATCATCAAGACCGCACTGTGTCTGAAGCGAGGAGTCATCCCTCCTAATGCAGACTTTGGTGAAATGAGTGAAGCGTGCCGTCAAGTAGCTGGGCACATTACG ATTCCTAGAAAATGTACAACGTGGCCCGAACAGGACCGAATTCGTCGGGCATCAGTCAATAATTTTGGTTTTGGAGGTGCAAATGCCCATGTAATCATGGAACAAGCCCCTGAGTATGCTGGCCAGAAAGGTGAAACGCACTCGAGGTCCGGGACACGACCGAGATTGTTCGCTCTGAGCAGCCACAATGAGGAGGCGTTGAGCCGTACAGCGTCCCAACTGCGCCTCTACCTTACCCAGCTTCAAGGGAAGGACAATCAATGCTCCGAGGCGATCTTAGATGACCTGGCGTACACCCTGCACCGACGGCGCTCGAGATTCTCCTGTATTGATGCTGTCAGTGCGAGTAGTATCACTGAACTCGATCAGCACCTTGAGCGAATCGAACGTTCGTGTATCTGTCCGAGACGGAACGGAGCCCTGCGTATCGGATTCGTATTCAATGGACAAGGAGCGCAATGGCAGGGTATGGGCAAGGAGTTGATTGCCACCTACCCGGCTTTTCGCGCGAGTATCCAAGCCATGGATGGGTATATGCGAGAGATGGGAGCACAATGGTC CTATCTGAACGATGTCGCGTACAGTCTGCCGCTCTCTACCGCCATTCAGGTGGCGCTCACGGACCTGTTGCGCTCGTGGAATGTGTTTCCAGCCGTGGTGACAGGACACTCGAGCGGAGAGGTGGCCGCTGCGTATGCTGCTCATGCCATCGATGCCCGGTCCGCAATTGCCATGATGTTCATTCGTGGAAGTCTAGCGGCCGAGGACGATGCGGGCCAACGGCGAGGAGCCATGCTCGCTGTAGGGCTGTCTCAGAGTGACGTCCTCCCGTATGTCGCTGCCGTGAATGGAAAGGAATGTGGACGCGTGTGGGTCGCATGCGTCAACAGTCCCAAAAGTGTGACCGCATCAGGAGATATCGGTGGTATCGCGTTCCTGGAACAACTCCTCAATGCAGACGGGGCTTTCTGTCGTCGACTCAAGGTCACCGCAGCCTTCCACACCGAGTATATGGCTCCAATCTCGTCCAGATTCATGGAGAGAGTGCGACCGTGGCTTGCAGCAGCGGCCGCGTGCACAAACGGAATGGAGCCAGCGGTGGGAAGAGAACCTGTAGCTTTCTGCTCCTCCGTAACTGGAACTTACCTCACGGACCTTAGAGAGCTCGCCACTCCGGAGTACTGGAATACCAACATGCTTTCCCAGGTACAGTTTGATCGTGCTCTTAGCAAAATGTGCATTGTCAATGGACGTCGACTGAACATCGACATGATTGTGGAGGTTGGACCACACAGCGCACTCAAAGGCCCAATCATGGATATACTGAAGGAAGCGAATGTACCAGGGGACTTGGGCGATATTGGCTACGGCAGCTGTCTGGTCCGCAAGCGAGATGCGGTACTGAGTATTCATGGGCTTGTCGGCGAGCTTGTCCGGAGAGGGCACGGTACGATCAACCTTGATCTCGTCAATTTTCCCACTTCTTTGCGGCAACCAGGTTTCCTGCTCGACCTTCCCTCTTACCCTTGGTCACACGAAGTGTCTTTCTGGATCGAAGAGCAGCGCAATAAGTCCTACCGGCACCGAACGGCAGCGTCGTGCGACCTTCTCGGCGTGCGTGAGTCCATCGCTGAGCCGATGGCCATGAGTTGGAGCAACTTCCTCAAGATTTCGGATGTGCCGTGGCTGAGGCACCATGTGGTCGGAGGAAAGATCGTCTTCCCGGCGGCTGGATACCTTTGCATGGCCATTGACGCCATCGGTCAGATGCAAACGCAACAAGACGGCGAGACGAATGGACTCGAATACCACTTGCGCAACATTGCCTTTCCGCACGCACTGGTCCTACCCGAAGACGAAGGTGCGGGCTGCCAGCTGCATTTCCATTTGCAAGCCTGTCCGGATTGGGATCTGCAATCTCATGGCTGGTTCCAGTTTCATATCTATTCACGGGAACCGAAGTCCAGTGGCCGTGATGTCTGGCGTCTCCACTGCAGCGGGCAAACGAAGATGCAGGTCAGCGATGGAATCGTTCGGTCAGGGGAACAGATTGCAGCTGGCATCGCATCCACGGCAGCCAGTCACTCGTCTCTAGCTCTTTCTGATACCAAAGCTATGGATCCGCAAGATCTGTGGGCCACGCTACGTCGTGTTGGGATCGAATATGGAGCGGCATTCCGAAACTTTCGCCGGATTATTTACGGCGACTCCAACTCCTCAACAGTCGCGTGCGTCGAACTGCACGTTGCCGACACAGCATCGACAATGCCGCGCGGACACGAGTCCGCGTACGCAATGCATCCTACCACAATCGACGCTGTCTTGCAAGCTGCTTACCCGTCTTACTACAATTCGCCGCTGGCGACTCAAGAACAGGCGTATCTTCC CCCCAAACGAAATGGATTTTCCGTGGACATGACGGTTCATAATGCCAACCCGAATGATAAAGGCTACGATCAGCTGCCCGTGCTGGAAGTGACAGGTCTTGAATTTCATGGTGCGCCGGTGGCGGACTCGAGACCACTCGGTCTAGAGTCCAGAGCAGAGGATCACGATCGTTTCGCTAGGACTTTCTGGACACCGGATGTTCGCTTCGGCGTCCCCGAGCACATGCTGCGTGAACTGAGGCACCGTCAAGACTCATACGAGGAGAGCCTAGCAAATGACCTACACTCTGCTGCGTTGCACTACATGTCAAATGCCCTAGAGACGATCCCGTCAGCTGTGTTAGGTGAGATCCCGGGGCACTTCGTAAAATATCATCAATGGATGAAGGCGCAGATCGAGAAAGAGTCCGCCACTCCACTCAGCCCTGACGACTTGGCCGACTTTTACCAGCGAGTCGGCTCGTCCGGCGTCAACGGAGAGCTGATGACACGAGTGGGCCCGAAGATTTCTGCCATCATACAAGGTCACGAGTCCGCTTTGGATCTGATGATGCAGGATCGGCTGTTGTATCGCTACTACGAGAACGCACCGCAATGGAGGCGCTCCGAGACACAGCTAGCATCGCTGCTACACATGCTGACCAAGGTGAACCCAAAGTGTAGCATCCTAGAGATTGGTGCCGGGACAGGCGGCGCTACCAAGGCTATAATGCAGGCTTCACCATCGCGCAACAAATGGACGTCCATCGAAAAAGACGATGGCCACGATGCATTGGATTTCAGCACATATCACTTCACCGACATATCACCCGCTTTTTTCGACTCTGCCCGCCAGCAATTCAGTCCGTGGGCAGAGCGTATGCTCTTCAAGCAACTTGATATCAGCTCCGATCCTCTGGAGCAGGGATTCGAGCCGAACACGTACGACGTCGTCGTTGCGTGTCAGGTTCTTCATGCCACCTCTAACATTCGACAGGCGATGCTGAATGTCCATCGCCTGTTAAAGCCTGATGGCAAGTTGCTGCTGATGGAAACCACTCGAGACAGCATCGACATATTTCTCGCTTTTGGCCTTCTCCCAGGCTGGTGGCTCA GTACAGAGCCAGAACGAGCGTCTTCGCCTTCCCTGAGCCTCGAATCATGGGATTTGGTGCTCCGCGAGACTGGATTCTCCGGCGTTGATTGCCACCTTCGGGATcatgaggatgaagagagGTCACACTTTAGTGTGCTAATGTCGACTGCGCGGCGACCGAACTCAAAACTCGGCATTGAACTCAACGGCACTTGTCGAAGCCCATTGCATGTTGTCGCACGAGACTTCACCTGCTTCCCGCTCGGATGGTTACAAAAGCTAGATGACACATTGACCACCACTTTGGGCGTTCAGCCAATGTTCTGTTCATTGGATCGCTGTTCTTCTCTGACTGGGATGGGCTGTTCCGTGATCTACATCGAAGAGCCAGGGAGCAACGCCCTTTCTCGTCCTACAGATGCGGACTACAACGCGCTGAAATCTTTGCTAACATCATGCCAGTCCGTTTTCTGGATCACACGAGGTGCGGTTATGGATGTCGTCGACCCGTGGTCTTCGTTAATACATGGACTGCTGCGCTCGCTTCGGTGCGAATATCCTAGCAGCAACTATGTCACCCTCGATCTAGATCCTCGGCGACCGTTCTGGACTTTCGATTCTGCAAAGGCGATAGCACAAGTCTATGCGTCAACGATGCAGGACCCTGATAGCTCAGCGCGCGACTTTGAGTTCTGCGAGAGGCATGGTGTCATCCACGTACCGCGTCTCCGACGTGTATCGAGTCTGCCAAGCGAAGATGACTCGACGCGGTTGGAATTGCGGGCCTTCACAGATGCCGAAAAGCCAATTCAACTCGAGATCAGGGTACCAGGGTTGCTCGACACACTCGAATTTCTGCCGGCTGAGAGTCGAGAACACACGCTGCTTCCTCCTGATATGGTCGAGATCGCACCCAGGGCTTTCGGGCTGAACTTTCGGCACATTATGCTTGCAATGGGCGAGCTGCCTTGCGATCAACTACCCGCACTAGAATGCTCAGGGGTGATAACCCGCCTTGGGGCCCATGCGGCTGTCAATGGTCTACGCGTTGGCGACCGTGTCTGCGCCTTCTCTACAGACAGCTGGCGCACAAGCTTGTGGACTCCTTGGACCAGCGTTGCCAAGATCCCCGACCAAATGAGCTGGGTACAGGCTGCAAGTATCCCTGTGGCGTTCTCAACAGCATATGTTTCCTTGGTGAGGGCTGCGCGCGTCCAGCGTGGGGAGACAGTGCTGGTTCATGCGGCAGCAGGCGGGCTTGGACAGGCCGCCGTATCGCTATGTCAACACTTGGGGGCTGAGGTTTATGCAACCGTCGGCA GCGAAAGAAAGCGGAAAGCTTTGATAGACCGCTTCGGTATCCGACCGGAACGGATCTTTAGTAGCCGTTCCCAAGGTTTCGTCGACGGGCTGATGCAAGCCACCAAAGGACGAGGTGTCGACGTGGTGATCAATTCCTTGTCTGGTCCACTACTCCAAAGCGGGCTAAATTGTCTTGCCAGATTTGGTCGATTTGTTGAACTCGGCCGCCGCGACATTGAGAATCATCATCGCATTGACTTTGCAGCATTTGGACGAAGCATCTCCGTCTTGGCGGTGGATCTGCTTGTGTTGGTGGAGCATCAGTCACGAGAAATGCACAAAGTTCTCGAAACTTGTGTACGACTAGTGGGCCATGGAACCCTCCCGGGCATTGAGCCCATTGTTGGCGTTCCGTTGGCAGGCGTTGAACAAGGCTTTCGTCAACTTCAGACTGGCCAACACATAGGGAAGGTCGTCGTCAACACCGAGGACGGAAATGGTACCGTTGCG GTCCGCCATGCCTCACCACGCGTGGAACTGTTACCGGATGCCTCGTACCTAGTGGtcggtggcggaggtggcaTCGGCAAGAAGACTTGCGAATGGCTTGCCAAACGGGGCGCAAGGTCCTTGATTGTACTTTCGCGAAACACTCCGGAGGGAACTGGGTCTTGGGATTCCATCCCGAAGGAATGCCATATCCGAGACGTTGCCTGCGATGTTTCCGACAGAAGCAAGCTGGAAGCTGCCTTGGCAACTTGCGACGATATGCCCCCGATCCGAGGTGTGATACACGCCGGGATGGTTCTTCAC AACTCGGCCTTTGAAAACATGACGAGGGCACAATACATGGCTGCCATCTACCCCAAGGTGATGGGCAGTTGGAATTTGCATCAAGTATTTCCCGCCGTCGATTTCTTCGTCATGTGCTCGTCAGTGTTGGGGATCACCGGAGCGCCGGGTCAGGTAAACTACACGGCTGGCTGTTCTTTCCAAGATGCTCTCGCTCGGTTACGAACGTCTCGAGGTATGAGCGCAGTATCTCTCAATCTCGGCATGGTCGAATCAGTCGGATATGTGGCGGAGAACAATCTCTTCGACCTGCTGAAGGAGCGAGGGCTCGAACCAATACCGATCGAGACTGTCCTCAGGCTCATGGAGCTGGCCATTTCGCAGCAACCCAAACCCTTCGACCACATTGTTTGTG